In Maylandia zebra isolate NMK-2024a linkage group LG12, Mzebra_GT3a, whole genome shotgun sequence, a single genomic region encodes these proteins:
- the mymk gene encoding protein myomaker → MGAFIAKMLLPTVSSLVFLPTASVAAKRGFHMEAMVYFFTMFFTAIYHACDGPGLSILCFMRYDILEYFSVYGTALSMWVTLIALGDFDEPQRSTMTMFGVLTIAVRIYQDRWGYGIYSGPIGSAVFIITVKWLQKMKQLRAVYPEKTVYTQQVGPGCCFGALALMLRFYFEEWDYAYVHSFYHLSLAVSFVLLLPKKNRYAGTGENAAKLSCFTLCCCTMSPGSSKEKKDKKDKPKKKSSRTVWTVPTEKPWARGCSTPTLPLYNPPPSTPVKGTSISKLKEMNGWK, encoded by the exons ATGGGTGCATTTATTGCCAAGATGCTGCTCCCTACAGTCAGCAGCCTGGTGTTCCTGCCTACAGCCAGCGTGGCCGCCAAGAGGGGCTTCCACATGGAGGCCATGGTCTACTTTTTCACCATGTTCTTCACTGCG ATCTACCATGCATGTGATGGGCCAGGTCTCTCCATCTTGTGTTTCATGAGATACGACATCCTGGAGTACTTCAGCGTTTACGGCACTGCACTCTCAATGTGGGTCACACTTATAG CTCTGGGTGACTTTGATGAACCCCAGCGCTCCACTATGACTATGTTTGGAGTGTTAACCATCGCTGTGAGGATCTACCAGGACCGCTGGGGCTACGGGATCTACTCCGGGCCAATCGGATCAGCTGTCTTCATCATTACTGTCAAATGG CTGCAGAAGATGAAGCAGCTGAGGGCGGTTTATCCGGAGAAGACAGTGTACACGCAGCAGGTCGGTCCAGGCTGCTGCTTCGGTGCTCTCGCTCTAATGCTGCGCTTCTACTTTGAG GAGTGGGACTACGCCTATGTCCACAGCTTCTACCATCTGTCTCTGGCTGTTTCCTTCGTGCTGCTGCTGCCAAAGAAGAACCGCTATGCAGGGACGGGAGAGAACGCTGCTAAGCTCAGCTGCTTCACCCTCTGCTGCTGT ACCATGTCCCCCGGTTCTTCTAAAgagaagaaagacaagaaagacAAACCGAAAAAGAAGTCATCTCGGACTGTGTGGACGGTCCCCACAGAAAAGCCGTGGGCACGAGGCTGTAGCACCCCCACCCTGCCTCTTTATAACCCCCCTCCATCCACACCTGTCAAAGGGACCAGTATCAGCAAGCTCAAAGAGATGAACGGCTGGAAGTGA